The Erythrobacter litoralis HTCC2594 nucleotide sequence GACCTCGGCGCGGGGCGTGAAGCTCCAGCTCTGTTCGCGCGGCCGCCACCAGCCGATCCCCAGCATGATCGCGATCTCGGCAATGAACAGCAGCGCGTACTGATGCAGGAAATGGAGCGTGACGACATCGTCCAAGACGAAGCGCAGCAGGCCATAGACGACGACGTGAAAGACAATTGCGACCTTGGCCCCGAGCGCAGGCACGCGCCGCGTAAAAAGGCCAATGATCACAATGGCTACGGTGGGGATATTGTAAAAGCCTGTGAAGACACGAATGACCTGCCACAGTCCCTCGGCCGCGAAATAGAGCAGGGGCGCAACCGCGAAAGAGAACAGCGCGATGACCACGCTCGCGATCTTGGCGACGCGGATCAGTTCTCCATCGCTCGGCGTGGTCTTGCAGGCTGGGGCATACACGTCGAGGCTGAACAAGGTTGCGGCGCTGTTGAGCAGTGAATTGAAGCTGCTGAATACCGCGCCAAGCAGCACGGCTAGGAAGAAGCCCGATAGCCACAGCGGCAGCACATCCTGGATCAGCCGCGGATAGGCCTGGTCGATGGTTGCGAGGCCCGGACCGTAGAGGTGAAAGGCGATGACCCCGGGGATCATCATCAGAAACGGGACCAGCACTTTGAAAAAGCCCGAGAACAGCACGCCTTTCTGCCCTTCCGCGAGAGACTGCGCGCCGAGTGTGCGCTGGATCACGTACTGGTTGGTGCACCAGTAGAACAGATTGGCGAAGATCATGCCGGTGAAGATCGTGCCGAAAGGGGTGGGGCTGTCGGCACCGCCGATCGCGTCGAGCTTTTCCGGATGGTCGCTGACGAGGCGGTCGAAGCCGTCGCCGAAGGAGCCATCGCCCAGGGCCATAAGGCCAAGCACCGGAACAAGGATGCCGATGGCGAGCAGGCCAATCCCGTTGAGGGTGTCCGACACCGCAACCGCTTTCAGGCCGCCGAACACTGCGTAGATCGCGCCGGTCACGCCGATGACGATCACCGTCACGACCAGCGCCGGAAAATAGGCGAGCCCGGTCAGCGTCGGGACGGCAAACAGCTGCATCACCGCGATCGAGCCGGAATAAAGCACACTCGGAATCGTAACGAGGCCGTAGCCGAGCATAAACAGCACCACCGACATACGCCTGACTGTCGGGTCGAAGCGATCGTTGAGGAATTCCGGGAGGGTGGTGAAGGCCCCGGCCAGGTATCTGGGCAAAAACAGGAAAGCCATAGCGATCGTGGCGACTGCGGCGGTCACTTCCCACGCCATGCTGGACAGGTCGTATCCGTAGGCCGAGCCATTGAGCCCGATCAGCTGTTCCGCGCTGAGGTTCGTGAGCAGCAGCGAACCAGCAATGAATGTCGCTCCAAGGCCCCTGCCGGCGAGGAAATAGCCTTCCCTGCTGTCGACACTGCCGCGGGTCTTGAGCCAGCTGATCCACGCCACCAGTCCCATGAAAAGGGCGCAGGTGACCAGCGTAAAGAGGATCGATCCCGCGCCCATACGCAATGTTACTGCGCGAAGTGTCGCAATCGTGCAAGGATGCCGCCGAATTTGATGCGTTTTTGCAACGCAATGCTGCAATGCTGACAAAATCGGCACGAGAACGGTTGAGTCGCGCGATTCCCAAGTGTCATAGGACTGCCACACAAGACCCGGCCGACCGGGCTGGAAAGCATAACGTGCAAACGAATGCACCTGTATCGAGAGAGGACCCCCTGATGAAGCATACCCTATTCGCGACGACTGCCCTTGCCGTCTGTGCGGCTTTTGCCGCGCCCGCAGCGGCGCAGGACGTCGGCGATCCGGTGGTGACGGGCGATCCGCCGCCCGACGACGACATCATCGTCGTGACGGCGACCCGCCGCGCCGAGGACGTCCAGGACATCCCGCTCGCAGTGACCGCCGTCAGCCCGGCCCAGCTCGAGCGGCAGGGCGTAGTCAACGTGCAGGACATCACCTCCGTCTCGCCCAGCTTCTCGACCTCGAACGCGCAGCTCGCCTCAGGCTCGGTCGTGCTTCGTATCCGCGGCGTCGGCACCACTTCCAACAATATCGGCTTCGAAAGCGCGGTCGGCATCTTCATCGATGGCGCCTACCAGTCGCGTCCGGGTGTCGCGCTGAGCGAGTTCGTCGACGTCGAGCGCGTCGAAGTCCTGCGCGGGCCGCAGGGCACGCTGTTCGGCCGGAATACCTCGGCCGGTGCTCTCAACATCACCAATCGTCGCCCCGATCTCAGCGAGTTCGGCGGCTTCGCCAATGCCACTTACGGCAATCGCGACCTCATCAGCGTGCAAGGCGCGGTCAACGTACCGGTGTGCAGGACACGCTCGCTTTCCGCCTCACGGGCGCCTATCGCGAGCGCGACGGCTACTACACGCTGGTCAACGGCGCCGGTCAGGAGATCGGCGAATCCAATGCGCAGGATCAGTTCCTCGTGCGCGGCCAGGTCGGCTGGGAAACCGAAAGTGGCATCTCTGGCCGCATCATCGCCGATTACAGCGAAAGCAACGCGCCGTTCGGCGCCGCGCTCGAAGTGCTGCGATCCCCGCTTGAACCGCTTGGCGCTTTCGCGGCTGTCGGTCTTGGCGCGCGTGGCGGCATGGCGGCACCAGACGTTGCCACATTCCCGGGCGATAGCACCGGGCTGGACAACGCCGTCGACAACCGGATCGCGACGGTCAATTTCGAGCCGATCACCCAGGTCGAAAACTGGGGCATCACCGGCGAAATCGAAATCCCGCTCGGGAGTGCAGCAGACCTGATCTACATCGGGTCCTATCGTGAATTCGATTCCTTCGAGGCTTACGATTCCGATTTCTCCGGCCTCGACGTGTTCAATGTGACCGGTAACACGACCGCCATCGAGACCATGACTCACGAGCTGCGCATTCAGGGCGATGCCTGGGGTGGCCGTTTGAGCTGGTTGATCGGTGGTTATTATTCCGATGAAGATATCACTCAGGCGGCGTCGTTCCAGCTCGGCACGCAGTATGACAACTTGGTTGGCGCACTGTTCGGCGGAGCTGCCGGTCCGGCACCGCTGCAATTGTTCTCCGGCGGCGTAAATCCTGCCGGCACGACCAATACCAACCTGTATTCGCAGAGCAGCACCAGCTGGTCGGTATTCACGCACAACACGCTGGAGCTGGCGCCAGGCCTCGACTTCACGCTCGGTCTGCGCTGGTCGGATGAGAGCAAAGACGGTGCTTTCGCCCAGGGCAACAACAACAACCAGATCTGTCCGGCAATCCTCGCCTCGATCGGAGCAGGTAGGGTTCCAGGACCGCTCGTCACGCCGGTCTTCGGTACCGGGTGCTTCGCCTTCACGGCACCGGCCGACCTGCCGGCGGCTGCGGTGTTCCCGCTGCCGCGGACCTTTGCGGACACTTTCGAAGACGATGAGCTGATTTACACCGTCAAGCTGGCTTACGAGTTTGCAGCGCCGATCAATGTCTATGCGAGCTTCACGCATGGCTACAAGTCGGGCGGCTTCAACCTCGATTCGACCGCAGCTGCCGGCGGTGCCGATCCGCGCTTCCTGTCGGAAGAGGTCGATGCCTACGAAATCGGCATGAAGGCGCGTCTGCTCGACCGGGCGGTCACGCTCAATGTCGCGGCCTTCCGCGAGGAGTTCAGCAACTTCCAGGTGCTCGAATTCACCGGCGCGCAGTTTACCACTTTCAATGTGCCGAAGGCCAACACGCAGGGTCTGGAAATCGAATCGACCATCCGGCCGAGCGACGAACTGACCTTCAATCTCGGCCTTACCTACACCGATGCCAGCTACCCGAACGATTGCAATGGGACGCAGACCGCACCGAACGTGCTGGCGCTGTGCGGCAATTCGCTGACCAACGCCCCCGAATTCGTCGGCATCGTAGGTGCGCTCTACGAGCGGGAAGTGGGCAATTCGCTGCGCTTCTTCCTGACCGGCCAGGTGCGGATGGAGAGCGACCGCCGCACGTCGACGCAGGCGGTCGATCCGGCAAACCTCGCCGCGCGGATCCCGGTTCCGTTCGACCAGCAGGACGGCAATATCAAGGTCAACCTGCGGGCCGGCCTCGGCGATATCGACAAGGCGTGGACGGTCGAGGCTTTCGTCAACAACCTGACGAACGAGATCACCCGCGGCGTCACCTTCAACACGGTGCTGCGTTCGGGTTCGCGCTCGGCCTTCATCCAGGAGCCGCGCAGCTACGGTATCACCGTCCGCGGCGAATTCTGATCTGAATTTCCGATCAACGGCAACGGCCGCTCGCTCCTTCGGGATCGGGCGGCCGTTTCCTTTTGTGCAAGCAAACCGCTTGCCCGGTGCATCCCGGACAATTAGTCAGGCGCGCATGAACACAATAGCCAGTGAAAACACCGGTCGCCCCGTCATTTCCTCAACCGGGCTTTTCACCCCAGAGGAATCGATTTCCAACGAAGAACTGGTCGAAGCCTTCAACGCTTTCGTCGACCGCCATAATGCGGAACATGCCGATGCGATTGCGGCGGGCGAGGCGGAAGAATTGCAGCATAGCTCCGTCGAATTCATCGAGAAGGCGAGCGGGATCAAGTCGCGTCACGTGATGAACAAGGCGCCGATCATCGATCCGGCCATCATGGAGCCGCGCCACCGCGAGCGCAGCAATGACGAACTGTCGCTGATGGCGGAAATCGGCGTTGCCGCATCCAGGCAGGCGCTGGAGCGGGCGGGGCGCGACGTGGCCGATGTCGATGCCGTGCTGTGCGCCGCTTCGAACATGGAGCGGCCCTATCCGGCGATGGCGGTCGAAATCCAGCAGGCGCTCGGGATCGACGGGTTCGGCTTCGATATGAATGTCGCCTGCTCGTCGGCGACTTTCGGTATCCAGACCGCGGCGGACTATGTCCGCGCAGGCAACGCCAAGAGCGTGCTGGTGGTGAGTCCCGAGATCACGTCGGGCCATCTCAACTGGCGCGACCGCGACAGTCACTTCATCTTCGGCGATGTCGCAACCGCCGTGCTGGTAGAGGATGCGAGCATCGCGCCGGCCGAGCATTGGGACATCCTCGGTACGAAGCTCAAGACGGTGTTCTCCAACAACATCCGCAACAATTTCGGCTTCCTCAACCGCGCCTGTCCTGAAAGCCAGGGCAGCCCAGACAAGCTGTTCGTCCAGGAAGGACGAAAGGTCTTCAAGGAAGTCGTGCCGATGGTTGCACACATGATCGTCGAGGAAGCGGAGCGGCTCGGCATCGATCCCAAGGCTCTGCGCCGGATGTGGCTGCACCAGGCCAATGCCGGGATGAACCGGCTGATCGCGCACAAAGTGCTGGGGCACGAGGCGGAAGAGGACGAGAGCCCGACGGTTCTCGATACCTATGGCAACACGTCGAGCGCGGGCTCGATCATCGCCTTCCACCAGCACTCGGGCGACCTCGCTCCGGGCGATACCGGGCTGATCTGCAGCTTCGGCGCGGGCTATTCCGCCGGGACGGTTTTCGTTCGCAAGGCGGCCTGATGCCCTGCGCCGACAAGTTGTTTTCCTTGTCGCCCCCGTTTCCAGCACCTAGGTGAGGCCCCATGGCAAATGATTTGCTCGACAATAAGGGTCGCGGCGAGGCCGGCTGGAGCTGGCCCGCCATCCATCCCGAGGGGCGCAAATACGGGCTGGTGGTGGCAGCCGCTTCGCTTGTCACCGCCTTCCTTGCATGGGAGACGATCGCCTGGCCGCTGGCCTTCCTCGCGCTGGGCGTGCTCGCTTTCTTTCGCGATCCCGAGCGCATCGTCCCGCATGACGAAAAAGCCATCGTGTCGCCTGCCGACGGCATGGTGTCTCTGATCAGCGAAGTGGAACCTCCGCCCGAACTGGCGATGGCCGATGCTGCCGGCAATCCGGGCCTCGGCGATGCGCCGTTGACCCGCATCTCGATTTTCATGAGCGTGTTCGATGTCCACATCAACCGCACCCCCATCGCCGGGCAGGTCAGCCGCCTGATTTACGTTCCGGGCAAGTTCCTCAACGCCGATCTCGACAAGGCCAGCGAAGAGAACGAGCGGCAGCACCTGCTGGTTTCGCGCCCCGACGGTTTGCAGATCGGCTTCACTCAGATTGCCGGTCTCGTCGCGCGCCGGATCGTGCCCTTCGTCAA carries:
- a CDS encoding solute:sodium symporter family transporter, producing the protein MGAGSILFTLVTCALFMGLVAWISWLKTRGSVDSREGYFLAGRGLGATFIAGSLLLTNLSAEQLIGLNGSAYGYDLSSMAWEVTAAVATIAMAFLFLPRYLAGAFTTLPEFLNDRFDPTVRRMSVVLFMLGYGLVTIPSVLYSGSIAVMQLFAVPTLTGLAYFPALVVTVIVIGVTGAIYAVFGGLKAVAVSDTLNGIGLLAIGILVPVLGLMALGDGSFGDGFDRLVSDHPEKLDAIGGADSPTPFGTIFTGMIFANLFYWCTNQYVIQRTLGAQSLAEGQKGVLFSGFFKVLVPFLMMIPGVIAFHLYGPGLATIDQAYPRLIQDVLPLWLSGFFLAVLLGAVFSSFNSLLNSAATLFSLDVYAPACKTTPSDGELIRVAKIASVVIALFSFAVAPLLYFAAEGLWQVIRVFTGFYNIPTVAIVIIGLFTRRVPALGAKVAIVFHVVVYGLLRFVLDDVVTLHFLHQYALLFIAEIAIMLGIGWWRPREQSWSFTPRAEVDMTPWRFAKPLAITLFSCVVALYILFSPIGFASATGPGALLPGLLGALALGNLAMWLWASSRARAS
- a CDS encoding TonB-dependent receptor plug domain-containing protein, coding for MLLREVSQSCKDAAEFDAFLQRNAAMLTKSARERLSRAIPKCHRTATQDPADRAGKHNVQTNAPVSREDPLMKHTLFATTALAVCAAFAAPAAAQDVGDPVVTGDPPPDDDIIVVTATRRAEDVQDIPLAVTAVSPAQLERQGVVNVQDITSVSPSFSTSNAQLASGSVVLRIRGVGTTSNNIGFESAVGIFIDGAYQSRPGVALSEFVDVERVEVLRGPQGTLFGRNTSAGALNITNRRPDLSEFGGFANATYGNRDLISVQGAVNVPVCRTRSLSASRAPIASATATTRWSTAPVRRSANPMRRISSSCAARSAGKPKVASLAASSPITAKATRRSAPRSKCCDPRLNRLALSRLSVLARVAAWRHQTLPHSRAIAPGWTTPSTTGSRRSISSRSPRSKTGASPAKSKSRSGVQQT
- a CDS encoding TonB-dependent receptor domain-containing protein: MDNAVDNRIATVNFEPITQVENWGITGEIEIPLGSAADLIYIGSYREFDSFEAYDSDFSGLDVFNVTGNTTAIETMTHELRIQGDAWGGRLSWLIGGYYSDEDITQAASFQLGTQYDNLVGALFGGAAGPAPLQLFSGGVNPAGTTNTNLYSQSSTSWSVFTHNTLELAPGLDFTLGLRWSDESKDGAFAQGNNNNQICPAILASIGAGRVPGPLVTPVFGTGCFAFTAPADLPAAAVFPLPRTFADTFEDDELIYTVKLAYEFAAPINVYASFTHGYKSGGFNLDSTAAAGGADPRFLSEEVDAYEIGMKARLLDRAVTLNVAAFREEFSNFQVLEFTGAQFTTFNVPKANTQGLEIESTIRPSDELTFNLGLTYTDASYPNDCNGTQTAPNVLALCGNSLTNAPEFVGIVGALYEREVGNSLRFFLTGQVRMESDRRTSTQAVDPANLAARIPVPFDQQDGNIKVNLRAGLGDIDKAWTVEAFVNNLTNEITRGVTFNTVLRSGSRSAFIQEPRSYGITVRGEF
- a CDS encoding beta-ketoacyl-ACP synthase III; the encoded protein is MNTIASENTGRPVISSTGLFTPEESISNEELVEAFNAFVDRHNAEHADAIAAGEAEELQHSSVEFIEKASGIKSRHVMNKAPIIDPAIMEPRHRERSNDELSLMAEIGVAASRQALERAGRDVADVDAVLCAASNMERPYPAMAVEIQQALGIDGFGFDMNVACSSATFGIQTAADYVRAGNAKSVLVVSPEITSGHLNWRDRDSHFIFGDVATAVLVEDASIAPAEHWDILGTKLKTVFSNNIRNNFGFLNRACPESQGSPDKLFVQEGRKVFKEVVPMVAHMIVEEAERLGIDPKALRRMWLHQANAGMNRLIAHKVLGHEAEEDESPTVLDTYGNTSSAGSIIAFHQHSGDLAPGDTGLICSFGAGYSAGTVFVRKAA
- a CDS encoding phosphatidylserine decarboxylase, coding for MANDLLDNKGRGEAGWSWPAIHPEGRKYGLVVAAASLVTAFLAWETIAWPLAFLALGVLAFFRDPERIVPHDEKAIVSPADGMVSLISEVEPPPELAMADAAGNPGLGDAPLTRISIFMSVFDVHINRTPIAGQVSRLIYVPGKFLNADLDKASEENERQHLLVSRPDGLQIGFTQIAGLVARRIVPFVKQGDIVAVGQRIGLIRFGSRVDVYLPAGTAPAVIKGQKVVAGETVLARVGENRLLEGSAQ